In one Magallana gigas chromosome 7, xbMagGiga1.1, whole genome shotgun sequence genomic region, the following are encoded:
- the LOC105348503 gene encoding perlucin-like protein, producing the protein MKFLVALILLELYSSIEGCEVGWVQFRTKCYMFSHTAASWAEAESICNAFHSILAEPRSHEESRFLISHSVNQAGEFWIGISDIIEENRWIYSSDLQVSKVNDFHFGEPNGHTGANCVALWKPFRGYWADESCGAHYNFICEMSQESGGDVLG; encoded by the exons ATGAAATTCTTGGTAGCGCTGATTCTATTAGAACTTTACAGTTCTATCGAGG GATGCGAAGTTGGATGGGTACAATTTAGAACAAAGTGTTATATGTTTAGCCACACAGCAGCATCTTGGGCAGAGGCCGAG AGCATTTGCAACGCCTTTCATTCTATTCTTGCCGAACCGAGGTCACATGAAGAATCCAGGTTTTTGATCAGCCACAGTGTAAATCAAG CCGGAGAATTCTGGATTGGGATATCAGATATTATAGAAGAAAACAGATGGATCTATTCATCGGATCTACAGGTGTCAAAGGTGAACGATTTTCACTTCGGAGAACCTAACGGACATACCGGTGCTAACTGTGTAGCACTGTGGAAGCCATTCCGTGGTTACTGGGCCGATGAGTCCTGCGGAGCCCATTATAACTTCATTTGTGAGATGTCACAAGA